The following are from one region of the Amycolatopsis sp. QT-25 genome:
- a CDS encoding AfsR/SARP family transcriptional regulator, translating into MLFQVLGPLEARTPAGSDLAIRPGKPTTVMTALLLDRGKWVSVDRLIDVTWEGRPPPASAWGNLKSYICGLRTALSPVANRVRIESRQGAYRIVVDRGEVDVDVVEHDAVQARSALRRGEAERASELLTRALNLWRGTPFEGMPCSAAVTEVTRLERLRTRMREDLAESWRVLGRDLDALVQLHSLLDEDPLREHIWARLMLVLNETGRRGEALAAYRRAREIIVGELGVEPGVVLSGAHRAVLQGEPAFSGVPQFC; encoded by the coding sequence ATGTTGTTCCAGGTCCTCGGACCACTCGAAGCCAGGACACCGGCAGGCTCCGACCTCGCGATCAGACCGGGCAAACCGACCACCGTGATGACCGCCCTGCTGCTCGATCGCGGGAAGTGGGTGAGCGTGGACAGGCTGATCGACGTGACCTGGGAGGGACGGCCTCCCCCGGCCTCGGCTTGGGGGAACCTGAAGTCCTACATCTGCGGTTTGCGTACCGCCCTGTCGCCGGTGGCGAACCGCGTACGGATCGAAAGCAGGCAAGGGGCCTACCGGATCGTCGTCGACCGAGGTGAGGTGGATGTCGACGTGGTCGAGCACGATGCCGTCCAAGCTCGCTCGGCCCTGCGCCGCGGGGAGGCGGAACGTGCGTCCGAGTTGCTGACGCGCGCGCTGAACCTGTGGCGCGGCACCCCTTTCGAGGGGATGCCTTGCTCCGCGGCCGTCACCGAGGTCACTCGTTTGGAACGTCTCCGGACGCGGATGCGGGAAGATCTGGCCGAGAGCTGGCGTGTGCTCGGCAGAGATCTCGACGCGCTCGTCCAACTGCACAGCCTGCTCGACGAAGACCCCCTACGCGAACACATCTGGGCTCGCCTGATGCTGGTACTGAACGAAACCGGCCGGCGAGGCGAAGCCTTGGCCGCCTATCGCAGGGCGCGGGAGATCATCGTCGGCGAACTCGGTGTCGAACCGGGCGTGGTCCTCTCCGGCGCCCACCGTGCTGTTCTTCAGGGCGAGCCGGCCTTCAGCGGCGTTCCGCAGTTCTGCTGA
- a CDS encoding LPXTG cell wall anchor domain-containing protein, translating into MEDDTTPTYPQLAFWTVPGTIWTVIGFFGTGPGNGVVFAAAGIACLLGVVFYALRRRRRGQRGKKSD; encoded by the coding sequence GTGGAAGACGACACCACGCCCACCTATCCACAGCTGGCGTTCTGGACGGTTCCGGGGACGATTTGGACCGTTATCGGTTTCTTCGGAACGGGCCCGGGAAACGGCGTGGTCTTCGCCGCGGCGGGGATCGCCTGCCTGCTGGGCGTGGTGTTCTACGCGCTTCGACGCCGCCGGCGCGGGCAACGTGGCAAGAAGTCGGACTGA
- a CDS encoding IS256 family transposase, with product MTSELVSPRKRESKPARELSPEQAAAAAMVAEAKARGLALTGPDGLLKLFTKNVLETALNEEMTEHLGHEKNQADPDRESTNVRNGSRPKTVVSDAAGEVGINVPRDRESTFEPQIVKKRQRRLTEVDEIVLSLYAKGMTTGDISAHFAEIYGSSVSKETISRITDKVVAEMNDWASRPLDPVYVAVFIDAIHVKVRDGQVANRPVYAAIGVTVDGRKDVLGLWMGVGGEGAKFWMSVLIDLKNRGIRDVFFLVCDGLKGLPDVVANVWPQAIVQTCIVHLIRNTFRLVSRRGWDAVKRDIKPIYTAPSPHAAAAALDEFEEKWGAKHAAVIRLWRNAWDEFTPFLDYDVEIRTMICSTNAIESLNARYRRAIRARGHFPTEQAAMKCLYLVTRSLDPTGTGRARWTMRWKPVINAFAITFGDRWPGAETY from the coding sequence ATGACATCGGAGCTTGTGAGTCCACGTAAGCGTGAGTCCAAGCCGGCGCGGGAGCTGTCGCCGGAGCAGGCCGCCGCGGCGGCGATGGTGGCTGAGGCGAAGGCTCGCGGGCTGGCGCTGACCGGCCCGGACGGGTTGCTGAAGCTGTTCACCAAGAACGTGCTGGAAACGGCACTGAACGAGGAAATGACCGAGCATCTGGGGCATGAGAAGAACCAGGCCGACCCGGATCGTGAGTCGACGAACGTGCGCAACGGCTCCCGGCCGAAAACGGTGGTCTCGGATGCGGCGGGCGAGGTCGGGATCAACGTTCCGCGGGACCGGGAGAGCACGTTCGAACCGCAGATCGTGAAGAAGCGGCAGCGTCGGCTGACCGAGGTGGACGAGATTGTGCTGTCGCTATATGCGAAGGGAATGACGACGGGGGATATCTCGGCGCATTTCGCCGAAATCTACGGGTCCTCGGTCAGCAAGGAAACGATCTCGCGGATCACCGACAAGGTCGTCGCCGAAATGAACGACTGGGCCAGCCGCCCGCTCGACCCGGTGTACGTCGCTGTGTTCATCGACGCGATCCACGTCAAGGTCCGCGACGGGCAGGTCGCCAACCGGCCCGTCTACGCCGCCATCGGCGTCACCGTGGACGGCCGCAAGGACGTCCTGGGCCTGTGGATGGGCGTCGGCGGCGAGGGCGCGAAGTTCTGGATGAGCGTGCTGATCGACCTGAAGAACCGCGGCATCCGGGATGTGTTCTTCCTCGTCTGCGACGGACTCAAAGGCCTGCCCGACGTCGTGGCGAACGTCTGGCCGCAGGCCATTGTGCAAACCTGTATCGTCCACCTGATCCGCAACACCTTCCGGCTCGTGTCCCGCCGGGGCTGGGACGCGGTGAAACGCGACATCAAACCCATCTACACCGCACCCAGCCCGCACGCTGCGGCGGCCGCTCTGGACGAATTCGAAGAGAAATGGGGCGCGAAGCATGCAGCGGTGATTCGTTTATGGCGCAACGCTTGGGATGAGTTCACGCCGTTCCTCGACTACGACGTCGAGATCCGGACGATGATCTGCTCCACGAACGCGATCGAGTCGCTGAACGCCCGTTATCGGCGGGCGATCCGTGCACGTGGACATTTCCCGACCGAGCAGGCCGCGATGAAGTGCCTGTACCTTGTGACCCGCAGCCTGGACCCGACCGGGACAGGCCGCGCTCGATGGACGATGCGTTGGAAGCCAGTGATCAACGCTTTCGCCATCACATTCGGTGACCGCTGGCCGGGAGCCGAGACCTACTGA
- a CDS encoding DUF1524 domain-containing protein, translating into MAGCALPRATTGPPSGSSVAGTSPAVPVSEARKLLGELQVAVRGVLDGYDRDKFPHWKTVSGGCNVREEVLKRDGVQVEVDEQCAPVAGSWRSPYDGEMWRKPSEVDVDHVVPLAHAWVSGAKSWDRARREQFANDLTRPQLRVVTDNVNQEKSDKAPEEWKPPLVSFWCTYATDWIVVKAGYGLTITVPERSALSSMLDRCG; encoded by the coding sequence GTGGCCGGTTGTGCGCTTCCCCGCGCCACCACGGGGCCTCCGAGCGGCAGTTCGGTCGCCGGTACGTCGCCCGCGGTTCCGGTGTCCGAGGCACGGAAACTGCTGGGGGAGTTGCAGGTCGCGGTCCGCGGGGTGCTGGACGGGTACGACCGGGACAAGTTCCCGCACTGGAAGACCGTCTCCGGCGGCTGCAACGTCCGGGAGGAAGTGCTGAAGCGCGACGGCGTGCAGGTCGAGGTCGACGAGCAGTGTGCCCCGGTGGCCGGATCCTGGCGTAGTCCCTACGACGGTGAGATGTGGCGGAAACCTTCCGAAGTGGACGTGGATCATGTGGTGCCGCTGGCGCACGCGTGGGTCAGCGGCGCGAAATCGTGGGACCGGGCCCGGCGGGAGCAGTTCGCCAACGATCTGACCCGGCCGCAGCTGCGGGTGGTGACCGACAACGTCAACCAGGAGAAGAGTGACAAGGCGCCGGAGGAGTGGAAGCCCCCGCTGGTGTCGTTCTGGTGCACCTACGCGACCGACTGGATCGTGGTCAAAGCCGGGTACGGCCTGACGATCACCGTCCCGGAACGGTCGGCGTTGTCGAGCATGCTCGACCGTTGCGGATGA